A single genomic interval of Aureliella helgolandensis harbors:
- a CDS encoding ArsR/SmtB family transcription factor, whose product MAKPQNSKTPSAPQPTKPPGTVQDFAEAAECLKTLAHPVRLRIVQMLLHGRYTVGELAQDSGIPDNVGSEHLRLLQRCGFLNSEREGRKVYYQIAEPHLEQLMGCIEGRFLKGDA is encoded by the coding sequence ATGGCTAAGCCCCAAAACTCGAAAACTCCTTCTGCTCCGCAACCGACGAAGCCCCCGGGCACCGTCCAGGACTTTGCTGAGGCGGCGGAATGCCTCAAAACGCTGGCGCATCCGGTTCGCCTGCGGATTGTGCAAATGCTGTTGCATGGGAGATACACCGTGGGGGAGTTGGCCCAAGACAGCGGTATACCCGACAATGTAGGGTCTGAGCATCTTCGCCTGCTCCAGCGGTGTGGTTTTCTGAATAGTGAACGCGAGGGACGGAAGGTCTACTACCAAATCGCGGAACCACATTTGGAGCAACTGATGGGATGCATTGAAGGCCGTTTTTTGAAAGGGGATGCATAG